The proteins below are encoded in one region of Methylomagnum ishizawai:
- a CDS encoding ParA family protein, which translates to MTPSSLAPVIAITNHKGGVGKTTTAVNLAAELGLTGHNVLVIDLDPQANASLHLGIAHPASLGVNAAILFKGETIEAVADAIQTEVNPGFKNTHFIPGSLSLDHVEDHLRAYSPQPYKELAARVEPLRSVYDIIIIDCPPRLGLLSGNAIASASHYLIPIETNSQYPLHGVTDLHAFIHRMSRALNPGLANLGVLLTRHDERRRTCKAIAQSAKDMVGSILPIVIHSSTKVGEASVSRCPIRKIERDGRVTQDYERLAAHLSETLALQKNGDAA; encoded by the coding sequence ATGACCCCGTCCAGCCTCGCGCCCGTTATCGCGATCACCAACCACAAGGGCGGGGTCGGGAAAACCACCACGGCGGTGAACCTCGCCGCCGAACTCGGCTTGACCGGGCATAACGTGCTGGTGATCGACCTCGACCCCCAGGCCAACGCCAGCCTGCATCTCGGTATCGCCCATCCGGCCAGCCTGGGCGTCAACGCCGCCATCCTGTTCAAGGGCGAAACCATCGAGGCCGTGGCCGACGCGATCCAGACCGAGGTCAATCCCGGTTTCAAGAACACCCATTTCATTCCCGGCAGCCTGTCGCTGGACCATGTCGAGGACCATCTGCGGGCCTATTCGCCCCAGCCCTATAAGGAACTCGCGGCCAGGGTCGAGCCGCTGCGCTCGGTCTACGATATCATCATCATCGATTGTCCGCCGCGGCTGGGGCTGTTGTCCGGCAACGCCATCGCCTCGGCCAGCCATTACCTGATCCCGATAGAGACCAATTCCCAATACCCCTTGCACGGCGTCACCGACCTGCACGCCTTCATCCACCGCATGAGCAGGGCCTTGAATCCCGGACTCGCCAACCTGGGCGTGCTGTTGACCCGCCACGACGAGCGCAGGCGCACCTGCAAAGCCATCGCCCAATCCGCCAAGGACATGGTGGGTTCGATCCTGCCCATCGTGATCCATTCCAGCACCAAGGTGGGCGAGGCCAGCGTCTCGCGTTGCCCGATCCGCAAGATCGAGCGCGACGGACGGGTGACCCAGGATTACGAGCGGCTCGCGGCCCATCTCTCGGAAACCCTGGCCTTGCAGAAGAACGGCGACGCCGCCTGA
- a CDS encoding GNAT family N-acetyltransferase — translation MSANRPNRESRPRRFVAEIARDEATIRATQALRYQVFAGEMGARLHTPIEGLDCDEIDAYCDHLLVRDTQTGAIAACTRLLTDTQARRLGRFYSEGEFDLGAIRALPGRFLEIGRTCVDPAQRGGVVLGTLWNGLADYVAEGGFDYLMGCASIPPGPSGFAVDAVYRRIEPEQFGPARLWATPRIPVPADRRCDRDESGIPPLLQAYLRLGCWVCGEPYWDEDFNVMDVFILLDLSRLQARYERRFIGPRPGDAHAALPALA, via the coding sequence ATGTCGGCCAACCGCCCGAATCGAGAATCCCGCCCCCGCCGTTTCGTCGCCGAAATCGCCCGCGACGAGGCCACCATCCGCGCCACCCAGGCTTTGCGCTACCAGGTTTTCGCCGGGGAAATGGGTGCCCGGCTGCATACCCCTATCGAGGGCTTGGACTGCGACGAAATCGATGCTTATTGCGACCATTTATTGGTGCGCGATACCCAGACCGGGGCCATCGCCGCCTGTACCCGGTTATTGACCGATACCCAGGCCCGGCGTTTGGGGCGTTTCTATTCGGAAGGGGAATTCGACCTCGGGGCCATCCGCGCCTTGCCGGGCCGGTTCTTGGAAATAGGCCGCACCTGCGTCGATCCGGCCCAGCGCGGCGGCGTGGTGTTGGGCACCCTGTGGAACGGCTTGGCGGATTATGTCGCCGAGGGTGGCTTCGATTACCTGATGGGTTGCGCCAGCATCCCGCCCGGTCCCAGCGGTTTCGCGGTGGACGCCGTTTACCGCCGGATCGAACCGGAGCAATTCGGCCCGGCCCGGCTCTGGGCCACGCCGCGGATCCCGGTGCCCGCCGACCGGCGCTGCGACCGCGACGAGAGCGGCATCCCGCCCTTGCTGCAAGCCTATCTGCGCCTGGGGTGTTGGGTTTGCGGCGAGCCTTACTGGGACGAGGATTTCAACGTGATGGACGTGTTCATCCTGCTCGACCTCTCGCGCTTGCAGGCCCGCTACGAACGGCGCTTCATCGGTCCCCGGCCCGGAGACGCCCATGCGGCGCTGCCTGCCCTGGCTTAA
- a CDS encoding phycobilisome rod-core linker polypeptide, with the protein MAKKMTFNQASKVAGQIYGSILARDSDPEGFDWCVDNLTNGNFSVREIIKEMCRSDEYREKMLMNDTPNEIARKWRKKFLGETVPNREAIKDLAIGLLENDWRDVIDGLLDSDEYIAKHGDDGIPR; encoded by the coding sequence ATGGCCAAGAAAATGACGTTCAACCAAGCCAGCAAGGTCGCTGGCCAGATTTATGGTTCGATATTGGCGCGCGACAGCGACCCGGAAGGTTTCGATTGGTGTGTCGATAACCTTACCAACGGTAATTTCTCGGTCCGGGAGATTATCAAAGAAATGTGCCGGTCGGACGAATATCGCGAGAAAATGCTCATGAACGATACCCCGAACGAGATCGCCCGCAAATGGCGCAAGAAATTCCTCGGGGAAACCGTACCCAACCGGGAGGCCATCAAGGATTTGGCCATCGGCCTTCTGGAAAATGATTGGCGGGATGTCATTGACGGGCTGTTGGATTCCGATGAATATATCGCGAAACATGGTGACGATGGCATACCACGTTGA
- a CDS encoding efflux transporter outer membrane subunit — protein sequence MARLKPLGLALLPSLWSGCGGGLIATVGPDYQAPAPPTAPRWQAEPPVAPLAHGGDPAALGRWWEGFQDPALDRFLAAAQRESADVAEARARIEEARAGLAGAESSGLPRLDGSADISHSNFSFGGPPFMRDQYQIGLQSNWEIDLFGGIARQREAADRQVQARAASWHAARVAVAVEVANAYLNYRLCEALVRLAEADAASRRETARLTDIAGSAGLRAPADVALARASAADGQDGLLRQRGQCERAIKGLVALTGLSEPEVRHRLTAVPERVARMPSPPPFRLDGLPARVLMQRPDVAAAERAVAEASARIGVEQAKRFPKLSLSGNITPSLQSINGAALALAQTWSFGPTLNLPLFDWGKRAADVEAAQAGYQAALSRFKATARTAAKEVEEALVRLHNAGQRLPEARAAAAGYRANFRATEQLYQVGFGSLIDAEASRRQALASERAVAELEQEYAAAWIALYRAAGGSWEDRPPVPATASPGNDAS from the coding sequence ATGGCGCGGCTTAAACCCCTGGGCCTGGCCCTGCTCCCGTCGTTGTGGTCGGGCTGCGGCGGCGGCTTGATCGCCACGGTCGGGCCGGATTACCAAGCCCCGGCCCCGCCCACCGCGCCGCGTTGGCAGGCGGAACCGCCCGTCGCGCCCCTGGCCCATGGCGGCGATCCGGCGGCGCTCGGACGCTGGTGGGAAGGCTTCCAAGACCCCGCGCTCGACCGTTTCCTGGCCGCGGCCCAGCGGGAAAGCGCCGACGTGGCCGAGGCCCGCGCCCGCATCGAAGAAGCCCGCGCCGGGCTGGCCGGGGCCGAGTCGTCCGGCTTGCCCCGCCTCGATGGCAGCGCGGATATTTCCCATTCCAACTTTTCCTTCGGCGGCCCGCCCTTCATGCGCGACCAATACCAGATCGGGCTGCAATCGAATTGGGAAATCGATTTGTTCGGCGGCATCGCCCGCCAGCGCGAGGCGGCGGACCGCCAAGTCCAGGCCCGCGCCGCCTCCTGGCACGCCGCGCGGGTGGCGGTCGCGGTCGAGGTCGCCAACGCCTATCTGAATTACCGGCTGTGCGAAGCCCTGGTCCGCTTGGCCGAGGCCGACGCCGCCTCGCGCCGGGAAACCGCCCGCCTGACCGATATCGCCGGCAGCGCCGGCCTGCGTGCACCGGCCGATGTCGCCCTGGCCCGCGCCAGCGCCGCCGATGGCCAGGACGGCCTGCTGCGCCAACGAGGGCAATGCGAACGCGCCATCAAGGGTTTGGTGGCCCTGACCGGCTTGTCCGAGCCCGAGGTCCGCCACCGCCTGACCGCCGTCCCGGAACGGGTGGCGCGGATGCCCAGCCCGCCGCCGTTCCGGCTGGATGGCCTGCCGGCGCGGGTTTTGATGCAGCGGCCCGATGTCGCCGCCGCCGAACGCGCCGTGGCCGAGGCCAGCGCCCGGATCGGGGTGGAACAGGCCAAGCGCTTCCCCAAGCTGAGCCTGTCCGGGAACATCACCCCCAGCCTCCAGAGCATCAACGGCGCGGCCCTGGCCCTGGCCCAGACCTGGTCGTTCGGCCCGACCCTGAACCTGCCGCTGTTCGATTGGGGCAAACGCGCCGCCGACGTGGAAGCCGCCCAGGCCGGCTACCAAGCCGCCCTGTCGCGGTTCAAGGCCACGGCCCGGACCGCGGCGAAGGAAGTGGAAGAAGCCCTGGTCCGCCTCCACAACGCCGGACAACGCCTGCCCGAAGCCCGCGCCGCCGCCGCGGGCTACCGGGCCAATTTCCGCGCCACCGAACAGCTCTACCAAGTCGGTTTCGGCAGCCTGATCGACGCCGAGGCCTCGCGCCGCCAAGCCCTGGCCTCCGAGCGGGCGGTGGCCGAATTGGAACAGGAATACGCCGCCGCCTGGATCGCCCTGTACCGGGCGGCGGGCGGCTCCTGGGAAGACCGGCCCCCGGTCCCCGCCACCGCCTCCCCCGGAAACGACGCATCGTGA
- a CDS encoding CerR family C-terminal domain-containing protein, translated as MTSLATSLPDAARSRLVRAALRLFAEKGYEAATTREISEAAGANISAIRYYFGDKAGLYRAAFTEPLGELPCHANRTLYASLPLAAALRLLLKDFLEPLKRGEEIRWVMKLHFREMIEPTGAWQEEIDAEIKPQHEALLGLLQRRLGLEQADADTHRLAFAILGMAVHFYVGQDVAVALLPELLDSSAAIDVLAERLAGYALSMIEGEARRRAGEPLHGAA; from the coding sequence TTGACCTCTCTTGCAACCAGCCTCCCGGACGCCGCCCGCAGCCGTTTGGTGCGGGCGGCTTTGCGCCTGTTCGCCGAAAAGGGCTACGAGGCCGCCACCACCCGCGAAATCTCGGAAGCGGCGGGGGCCAATATTTCCGCCATCCGCTATTACTTCGGCGACAAGGCCGGGCTGTACCGGGCCGCGTTCACCGAACCCCTGGGCGAATTGCCCTGCCATGCCAACCGGACGTTGTACGCCAGCCTGCCCTTGGCTGCGGCCTTGCGCCTGCTGCTCAAGGATTTCCTGGAGCCTTTGAAGCGGGGCGAGGAAATCCGCTGGGTGATGAAGCTGCATTTCCGGGAAATGATCGAACCCACCGGGGCATGGCAAGAGGAAATCGACGCCGAGATCAAACCCCAGCACGAAGCGCTGTTGGGGCTGTTGCAGCGGCGCTTGGGCCTGGAACAGGCCGATGCCGACACCCACCGGCTGGCTTTCGCCATCCTGGGGATGGCGGTGCATTTCTACGTGGGGCAGGACGTGGCCGTGGCCCTCTTGCCGGAACTGCTGGACAGTTCCGCCGCCATCGATGTGTTGGCGGAACGGCTGGCCGGCTACGCGTTGTCGATGATCGAGGGCGAAGCCCGCCGCCGCGCCGGGGAGCCGCTCCATGGCGCGGCTTAA
- a CDS encoding efflux RND transporter periplasmic adaptor subunit: protein MSKATLFRLLLALGLGTGLGLGLGHGDPPAPAIPAPAPKPALNVEAVRPELRELPLTLAANGSVAAWQEAIIGAEVGGLRLVEVHAQVGDSVRKGQVLAVLDRERVAADVAQARAALAEAEATLEEARLNAGRVRRVVDSGALSDQQVGQYLTGEKTAEARVRSAQAQLDQQSLRLRHAQVVASDDGVVSSRSATLGAVAAEGQELFRLIRQNRLEWRAEVTAAELRRLQPGVAARVAVPGTAETVGKLRAVGPTLDDQSRNALVYVDLPDAAAAGFKPGMFAHGEFQLGTQTALAVPQTALALREGFSYVFRLQDENGGIARVAEVKVALGRRDGAWVEISGAIGPGDRLVAAGASFLADGDTVRVVR from the coding sequence GTGAGCAAGGCAACGCTATTCCGCCTCCTCCTGGCCTTGGGACTCGGCACCGGACTGGGCCTCGGCCTCGGGCATGGCGATCCGCCCGCCCCGGCCATCCCCGCCCCCGCGCCCAAACCCGCCCTCAACGTCGAGGCCGTGCGCCCCGAATTGCGCGAACTGCCATTGACCCTCGCCGCCAACGGCTCGGTGGCGGCCTGGCAGGAAGCCATCATCGGCGCGGAGGTGGGCGGGCTCCGGCTGGTCGAAGTCCACGCCCAGGTCGGCGACAGCGTGCGCAAAGGCCAGGTGCTGGCGGTGCTGGACCGGGAACGGGTCGCCGCCGACGTGGCCCAGGCCCGCGCCGCGCTGGCCGAGGCCGAGGCCACCCTGGAGGAAGCCCGCCTCAACGCCGGACGGGTGCGGCGGGTGGTGGACTCCGGGGCGCTCAGCGACCAGCAGGTGGGCCAATACCTCACCGGGGAAAAAACCGCCGAGGCGCGGGTGCGTTCGGCCCAGGCCCAGCTCGACCAGCAATCGCTGCGCCTGCGCCATGCCCAGGTGGTGGCGAGCGACGACGGGGTGGTCTCCAGCCGTAGCGCCACCCTGGGCGCGGTGGCGGCGGAAGGGCAGGAATTGTTCCGCCTGATCCGCCAGAACCGGCTGGAATGGCGGGCCGAAGTGACCGCCGCCGAATTGCGGCGGCTCCAACCCGGCGTCGCGGCGCGGGTGGCGGTGCCCGGCACCGCCGAGACGGTCGGCAAGCTCCGCGCCGTGGGACCGACCCTCGACGACCAAAGCCGCAACGCCCTGGTCTACGTGGACCTGCCGGACGCCGCCGCCGCCGGGTTCAAGCCGGGGATGTTCGCCCACGGCGAATTCCAACTCGGCACCCAAACCGCCCTGGCCGTGCCGCAAACCGCCCTGGCCCTGCGCGAAGGCTTCAGCTACGTGTTCCGGCTACAAGATGAAAACGGCGGCATCGCCCGCGTGGCCGAGGTCAAGGTGGCACTGGGGCGGCGCGACGGCGCTTGGGTGGAAATCTCCGGCGCCATCGGCCCCGGCGACCGGCTGGTGGCGGCGGGGGCGTCGTTCCTGGCCGATGGCGACACCGTGAGGGTCGTGCGCTAG
- a CDS encoding lysophospholipid acyltransferase family protein — protein sequence MRRCLPWLKGAGIAAMFLLGVVLAGAVMPGLRWLLGRRASGLCEDIVVHWNRTVCRILNVRLEITGAPDPAARLLVANHISWLDIIALGGQCRGQFVAKAEVADWPVMGYLAKRIGTLFVQRGDAAQTAATAELMLWRLRQGKRLMLFPEGTTTPGERVLRFHGRLFQPAGLAGVGVQAVALGYSGPAKTAAPFIGEDEFVPHLLGILRLERIDLSLSYGPLLPAGLDAGGMAALSRRWVAETLAAVPAARLGAG from the coding sequence ATGCGGCGCTGCCTGCCCTGGCTTAAGGGCGCGGGCATCGCCGCCATGTTCCTGCTGGGCGTGGTCCTGGCGGGGGCGGTCATGCCGGGCTTGCGGTGGCTGTTGGGACGGCGGGCCTCCGGCCTGTGCGAGGATATCGTCGTCCATTGGAACCGCACGGTGTGCCGCATCCTGAATGTGCGGCTGGAAATCACCGGCGCTCCCGATCCGGCGGCCCGCTTGCTGGTCGCCAACCATATCTCCTGGCTGGATATCATCGCCCTGGGCGGCCAGTGCCGGGGCCAATTCGTCGCCAAGGCCGAAGTGGCGGATTGGCCGGTGATGGGCTATCTCGCCAAGCGGATCGGCACGTTGTTCGTCCAGCGTGGCGACGCCGCCCAAACCGCCGCCACGGCGGAATTGATGCTGTGGCGGCTGCGCCAGGGCAAGCGCTTGATGCTGTTCCCGGAAGGCACCACCACCCCCGGCGAGCGGGTGCTGCGCTTCCATGGCCGTTTGTTCCAGCCCGCCGGTCTGGCCGGGGTCGGGGTACAGGCGGTGGCCTTGGGGTATTCCGGCCCGGCCAAAACCGCGGCACCCTTCATCGGCGAGGACGAATTCGTGCCGCATTTACTGGGCATCCTGCGCCTGGAGCGAATCGATCTGAGCTTGTCCTACGGGCCGCTGCTCCCGGCGGGCTTGGACGCGGGCGGCATGGCGGCGCTGTCTCGGCGCTGGGTCGCCGAGACGCTGGCCGCGGTTCCCGCCGCCCGCCTGGGCGCGGGTTGA
- the lplT gene encoding lysophospholipid transporter LplT produces the protein MSLGFFTILAAQFFSSLADNALLFGAIALLREQQAPSWQTPVLQQSFVVAFIVLAPFVGPFADALPKGRVMFVSNAVKIAGCLGMLMGVPPLLAYAVVGVGGAMYSPAKYGILTEYFPPEKLVWANGWLEGLTVAAIILGAIIGGLLIGDRVGAEAARLLAGLPFNFGIDTVAEFAIAAMLGFYALAALFNLYIPRLPIDHKLPSRSLGFILKDFLHCFVQLWKDPLGQVSLAVTALFWGAGATLRLIVLMWAAAALHLGLEQATQLTAVVAVGIGFGAAWAGKAVPLEHSVRVLPVGIAMGLVVSAMAWVSDWRVALPMLALIGAMGGYFVVPMNALLQHRGHTLMGAGHSIALQNFNENLSILLMLGLYALMIKVELSANAIVVVFGLIVAGSMAVLTKLHGHDQD, from the coding sequence GTGAGTTTGGGATTCTTCACCATCCTGGCGGCGCAGTTCTTTTCCTCCTTGGCCGACAACGCCCTGCTGTTCGGGGCCATCGCCCTGTTGCGGGAGCAACAAGCCCCCTCCTGGCAAACCCCGGTCCTGCAACAAAGCTTCGTGGTCGCCTTCATCGTCCTCGCGCCCTTCGTCGGACCGTTCGCCGACGCCCTGCCCAAGGGCCGGGTGATGTTCGTCAGCAACGCGGTGAAGATCGCCGGTTGCCTGGGGATGCTGATGGGCGTGCCGCCCTTGCTGGCCTATGCCGTGGTCGGCGTGGGCGGGGCCATGTATTCGCCCGCCAAGTACGGCATCCTCACCGAATATTTCCCGCCGGAAAAACTGGTCTGGGCCAATGGCTGGCTGGAAGGGCTGACGGTGGCGGCGATCATCCTGGGGGCCATCATCGGCGGCCTGTTGATCGGCGACCGGGTGGGGGCGGAAGCGGCGCGGCTCCTGGCCGGGCTGCCGTTCAATTTCGGCATCGACACCGTGGCCGAATTCGCCATCGCCGCCATGCTCGGCTTCTACGCGCTGGCGGCCTTGTTCAACCTCTATATCCCGCGATTGCCCATCGACCATAAACTGCCCAGCCGCAGCCTGGGCTTCATCCTCAAGGATTTCCTGCATTGCTTCGTGCAGTTGTGGAAAGACCCGCTGGGGCAGGTGTCGCTGGCGGTGACGGCCTTGTTCTGGGGCGCGGGGGCCACTTTGCGCCTGATCGTCCTGATGTGGGCGGCGGCGGCTTTGCACCTGGGTTTGGAGCAGGCCACCCAATTGACCGCCGTGGTGGCGGTGGGGATCGGTTTCGGCGCGGCCTGGGCCGGGAAGGCGGTGCCCTTGGAGCATTCGGTGCGGGTGTTGCCGGTGGGGATCGCCATGGGTTTGGTGGTGTCGGCGATGGCCTGGGTGAGCGATTGGCGGGTCGCCCTGCCGATGCTGGCCTTGATCGGGGCCATGGGCGGTTATTTCGTGGTGCCCATGAACGCCTTGTTGCAGCACCGCGGCCATACGCTGATGGGCGCGGGCCATTCCATCGCCTTGCAGAACTTCAACGAGAACCTCAGCATCCTGCTGATGCTCGGACTCTATGCCTTGATGATCAAGGTGGAGTTGTCGGCCAATGCCATCGTGGTGGTTTTCGGCCTGATCGTGGCGGGCAGCATGGCGGTCCTGACCAAGCTGCACGGCCACGACCAGGATTAA
- a CDS encoding ParB/RepB/Spo0J family partition protein — protein MSDNDTAAPPAPKKLSPLEKLAAKSKESIGLHQAHQEALGPDVGPSPQGAAARKIHVDLIDPNPWQPRTHFDEAGLRELAQSIQATQGVIEPIVLRRNGERYQLVVGERRWRAAKLAGHQHIDAVVRELADQEAALMALVENIDREDLSDYEVALALGNLRERFKTTSQLARYLNKDRKDTYRYLAFLDLPDWLRARLDRNPRLIHRTSADNLKGLFGSVEDGAGAYRDATQKALDLIESGALAQNMLIPQIKRYALGPGRAAAPAEVVFSRHGQKVGSLVRGGKHIKITLKAASLTEAQTDELERLIHHWVKGDPPAG, from the coding sequence ATGTCCGATAACGACACCGCCGCGCCGCCCGCCCCGAAGAAACTGTCCCCGCTCGAAAAGCTGGCGGCCAAATCCAAGGAGTCCATCGGTCTCCACCAAGCCCACCAGGAAGCGCTGGGGCCGGATGTCGGCCCGTCGCCGCAAGGGGCCGCCGCCCGCAAAATCCATGTCGATTTGATCGACCCCAATCCCTGGCAGCCCCGCACCCATTTCGACGAGGCCGGCCTGCGCGAACTCGCCCAATCGATCCAGGCCACCCAGGGCGTGATCGAGCCCATCGTGCTGCGGCGCAACGGGGAGCGCTATCAATTGGTGGTGGGGGAGCGCCGCTGGCGCGCGGCGAAACTGGCCGGGCATCAGCATATCGACGCCGTGGTGCGCGAACTGGCCGACCAGGAAGCCGCCCTGATGGCCCTGGTCGAGAATATCGACCGCGAGGACTTGAGCGATTACGAGGTCGCCCTGGCCTTGGGCAACCTGCGCGAGCGCTTCAAGACCACCAGCCAGCTGGCGCGCTATCTCAACAAGGACCGCAAGGATACCTACCGCTATCTGGCCTTCCTCGACCTGCCGGATTGGCTGCGGGCGCGGCTGGACCGGAATCCCCGCCTGATCCACCGCACTTCCGCCGATAACCTCAAGGGCTTGTTCGGTTCGGTGGAGGACGGAGCCGGGGCCTACCGGGACGCCACCCAAAAGGCCTTGGACCTGATCGAATCGGGTGCCTTGGCCCAGAATATGTTGATCCCGCAGATCAAGCGCTACGCCCTGGGGCCGGGACGCGCCGCCGCGCCCGCCGAGGTCGTGTTCAGCCGCCATGGGCAGAAGGTCGGCTCCCTGGTCCGCGGCGGCAAGCACATCAAGATCACCCTCAAGGCCGCCAGCCTGACCGAGGCGCAGACCGACGAACTCGAACGGCTCATCCATCACTGGGTGAAGGGCGACCCCCCTGCCGGTTAG
- a CDS encoding DUF4383 domain-containing protein: protein MMTPFQKFARIFGSIYAVIGVLGFFPILVQPIADTTGLEVVAGYGRLLGIFPVNVTHNLVHLGLGLWGIWAAKSDMASIAFAKANAVLFAALAVLGFIPATGMLFGLAPIYGIDAVLHAATAIVAGYFGYILPTHIHHDTPAAIHH from the coding sequence ATGATGACCCCGTTCCAGAAATTCGCCCGTATTTTCGGTTCGATCTATGCCGTGATCGGTGTTTTGGGATTTTTCCCCATTTTGGTCCAACCTATCGCCGATACCACCGGATTGGAGGTGGTGGCGGGATATGGTCGGTTATTGGGGATTTTCCCGGTCAATGTGACCCATAACCTGGTACACCTCGGCCTAGGGCTGTGGGGTATTTGGGCGGCGAAAAGCGATATGGCCTCGATAGCCTTCGCCAAGGCCAATGCGGTTTTATTCGCCGCGTTGGCGGTATTGGGATTCATCCCGGCCACCGGGATGTTGTTCGGTTTGGCCCCGATTTATGGGATCGATGCGGTTTTACATGCCGCGACCGCCATCGTGGCCGGTTATTTCGGTTATATCCTGCCGACCCACATCCATCACGATACTCCCGCCGCCATCCACCATTAA
- a CDS encoding glycosyltransferase family 4 protein, with protein sequence MNLLWLLRGDVREKLLAENGSAEEAKKEFVAWWLAFGRREYPDTPWFDPGYAAIVQEVVGEWNGLGITRLMRFLAQSRQDVREVCAGENGIDWERFSYWYFIYGVVEYDLFSLLTEAELDYIEAPSPHVQQDVSMPISRLMYGVWAWQRDLSAAFNLAERAERESYVAWFYIHGLGKHHYFKYIRLPHAIRLCEPVPYMEGDLNPPVTRLMWYLWLAENGLREKIDITTREGRIELRSLLYDKLYAGTELKPLWDILNSNLKPLPGFQPKGLFDNGPDTSGASYKPHLAGLDPARLGVNLVGYAMGELGIGEDVRMITRALESAGIPFCILNRQPGKEIRQMDFSMTRHLSAHPRYPITLICMTAFDTAAFWLNRPDIFQNTYVIGCWPWELPEWPRDWHKVYGLVDEVWSSSHYTLRAFAADSPVPVLHMPMVVTIDEREERSRADFGLPEARFLFLFVFDFMSYPARKNPEACVEAFLRAFPQGDEPVNLVLKVSNAVHDSPLWALIDQARTQDPRIVLLDATLDKGAVLGLMQVCDAYVSLHRAEGFGRTLAEAMLMGKPVIATDYSGSADYLSEATGIPVPHAMVAVGATEYPCGEGQSWAEPDIDGAAAKMRAVFLDYPRYSARGTAAREYILQYYSPGPVGGRISHRLAELIQRP encoded by the coding sequence ATGAATCTCCTGTGGTTGCTGCGCGGCGATGTGCGGGAAAAACTGCTGGCCGAAAACGGCTCCGCCGAAGAGGCGAAAAAGGAATTCGTGGCGTGGTGGTTGGCGTTCGGGCGCCGGGAATATCCCGATACCCCTTGGTTCGACCCTGGATATGCCGCCATCGTCCAGGAGGTCGTCGGGGAATGGAACGGCCTCGGTATCACCCGGCTCATGCGTTTCCTGGCGCAATCCAGGCAGGATGTGCGGGAGGTCTGCGCCGGCGAAAACGGTATCGATTGGGAGCGCTTCTCCTATTGGTATTTCATCTACGGCGTGGTCGAATACGATTTGTTTTCCCTGCTGACCGAGGCCGAGCTGGATTATATCGAAGCCCCGTCACCCCATGTGCAGCAGGATGTTTCCATGCCCATCAGCCGCCTGATGTATGGGGTATGGGCTTGGCAGCGGGATTTGTCCGCCGCCTTCAACCTGGCGGAACGGGCGGAGCGGGAAAGCTATGTCGCTTGGTTTTATATCCATGGTCTCGGCAAGCACCATTATTTCAAATATATCCGCTTGCCGCACGCCATCCGCCTGTGCGAGCCGGTCCCTTATATGGAAGGGGATTTGAATCCACCCGTCACGCGCCTCATGTGGTATTTGTGGCTGGCGGAAAATGGGCTGCGGGAGAAGATCGATATCACCACCCGCGAGGGCCGCATCGAATTGCGCTCCCTGCTTTACGACAAGCTCTATGCCGGGACCGAGCTCAAACCCCTATGGGATATCCTGAATTCCAATCTGAAACCCCTGCCCGGCTTCCAACCCAAGGGTTTGTTCGATAACGGCCCGGATACTTCCGGCGCCTCCTACAAACCCCATTTGGCCGGTTTGGACCCGGCCCGTCTGGGGGTCAACCTGGTCGGCTATGCCATGGGCGAACTCGGCATAGGCGAGGATGTGCGGATGATTACCCGCGCCTTGGAATCGGCCGGTATTCCCTTTTGTATTTTGAACCGCCAGCCGGGCAAGGAAATCCGGCAAATGGATTTTTCGATGACGCGGCACCTTTCCGCCCATCCGCGTTATCCCATCACCTTGATCTGCATGACCGCGTTCGATACCGCCGCGTTTTGGCTGAACCGGCCCGATATTTTCCAGAACACCTATGTCATCGGTTGCTGGCCGTGGGAATTGCCGGAATGGCCCAGGGATTGGCACAAGGTCTATGGCCTGGTGGACGAGGTTTGGTCTTCCAGCCATTACACCTTGCGGGCCTTCGCCGCCGACTCGCCCGTGCCGGTCCTGCACATGCCCATGGTGGTGACCATCGACGAGCGGGAAGAGCGCTCGCGGGCCGATTTCGGCCTGCCCGAGGCGCGTTTCCTGTTCCTGTTCGTGTTCGATTTCATGTCCTATCCGGCCCGGAAAAACCCCGAGGCTTGCGTCGAGGCGTTTTTACGGGCTTTCCCACAGGGCGACGAACCGGTGAACCTGGTCCTCAAGGTGTCCAACGCGGTCCACGATTCCCCTTTGTGGGCCTTGATCGACCAGGCCCGCACCCAAGACCCGAGGATCGTCCTGCTCGATGCGACCCTCGACAAGGGGGCGGTGTTGGGGCTGATGCAGGTATGCGACGCCTATGTGTCCCTGCACCGGGCCGAGGGTTTCGGCCGCACCCTGGCCGAGGCCATGCTGATGGGGAAGCCGGTGATCGCCACCGATTATTCCGGCAGCGCCGACTACCTCAGCGAGGCCACGGGAATCCCCGTGCCGCACGCCATGGTGGCGGTCGGCGCAACGGAATATCCCTGCGGCGAGGGGCAATCCTGGGCCGAACCCGATATCGACGGCGCCGCCGCCAAGATGCGGGCGGTGTTCCTGGATTATCCCCGTTATAGCGCCCGCGGCACCGCGGCGCGTGAATATATCCTCCAATACTATTCGCCAGGCCCGGTGGGCGGACGGATATCCCACAGGTTGGCCGAATTGATCCAACGTCCCTGA